The proteins below are encoded in one region of Sulfitobacter sp. SK012:
- the rpsN gene encoding 30S ribosomal protein S14, which produces MAKKSMIEREKKREALVKKFAAKRAALKEIVSDESKPMEERFRASLKLAKLPRNSSAVRLHNRCQLTGRPHAYYRKLKISRIALRDLGSAGQIPGMVKSSW; this is translated from the coding sequence ATGGCTAAGAAATCTATGATCGAACGCGAGAAGAAGCGTGAAGCGCTGGTGAAGAAATTCGCCGCGAAGCGTGCTGCTCTCAAGGAAATCGTAAGTGACGAAAGCAAGCCGATGGAAGAGCGTTTTCGCGCTTCGCTGAAGCTGGCAAAACTGCCTCGCAACTCAAGCGCTGTGCGTCTGCACAACCGCTGCCAGTTGACGGGCCGTCCTCACGCCTATTACCGCAAACTTAAAATCTCGCGTATCGCGCTGCGTGATCTTGGCTCAGCAGGCCAGATCCCGGGCATGGTCAAGTCGAGCTGGTAA
- the rplX gene encoding 50S ribosomal protein L24, which yields MAAKLRKGDKVVVLTGKDKGKEGTIASVDPKSNKAIVDGINISIRATRQTQTDQGGRIPKAMPINLSNLAIKDANGKATRVGFKMEGDKKVRFAKTTGDVI from the coding sequence ATGGCTGCCAAACTTCGTAAAGGTGACAAGGTTGTCGTGCTGACTGGCAAGGACAAGGGCAAAGAAGGCACAATCGCCTCCGTTGATCCAAAATCCAACAAAGCCATCGTGGACGGGATTAACATCTCTATCCGCGCAACACGCCAAACCCAGACAGACCAGGGCGGTCGCATCCCTAAGGCGATGCCGATTAACCTGAGCAATCTGGCAATCAAAGACGCGAACGGCAAAGCCACCCGCGTTGGTTTCAAGATGGAAGGCGACAAAAAAGTGCGCTTTGCCAAGACAACAGGGGATGTGATCTGA
- the rplN gene encoding 50S ribosomal protein L14, with protein sequence MIQMQTNLDVADNSGARRVQCIKVLGGSKRKYASVGDIIVVSVKEAIPRGRVKKGDVRKAVVVRTAKEVRRDDGTAIRFDRNAAVILNNNNEPIGTRIFGPVVRELRAKNFMKIISLAPEVL encoded by the coding sequence ATGATCCAGATGCAGACCAACCTGGATGTTGCTGACAATAGCGGCGCTCGCCGTGTTCAGTGCATCAAGGTACTGGGTGGTTCCAAGCGTAAGTACGCATCCGTCGGCGACATTATTGTCGTGTCGGTAAAGGAAGCCATCCCTCGCGGTCGTGTGAAAAAAGGCGATGTCCGTAAGGCCGTCGTTGTTCGCACCGCCAAGGAAGTACGTCGCGACGATGGCACCGCCATTCGTTTCGACCGCAATGCCGCAGTTATCCTCAACAACAACAACGAGCCAATTGGCACACGTATCTTTGGGCCAGTTGTGCGTGAGTTGCGTGCGAAGAACTTCATGAAAATCATCTCACTTGCACCGGAGGTACTGTAG
- the rpsC gene encoding 30S ribosomal protein S3 — protein sequence MGNKVNPIGMRLQVNRTWDSRWYADTKDYGDLLLEDLAIRAFIKKECHQAGIARVIIERPHKKCRVTIHTARPGVIIGKKGADIEGLRQKIAKITESELHLNIVEVRKPELDAALVGESIAQQLERRVSFRRAMKRAVQNAMRMGALGIRVNLAGRLGGAEIARTEWYREGRVPLHTLRADIDYAHVEAMTAYGIIGIKTWIFKGEIMEHDPSAHDRKLQELQDGPAPRGAGGRR from the coding sequence ATGGGTAACAAAGTAAATCCGATTGGCATGCGCCTTCAGGTTAACCGCACTTGGGACAGCCGCTGGTACGCCGACACGAAAGACTATGGTGACCTTCTGCTTGAAGACCTCGCCATCCGCGCTTTCATCAAGAAAGAGTGTCATCAGGCTGGTATCGCCCGTGTGATCATCGAACGTCCGCATAAGAAGTGCCGCGTTACGATCCACACAGCACGTCCGGGTGTGATCATTGGCAAGAAAGGTGCAGACATCGAAGGTCTGCGTCAGAAAATCGCCAAGATCACCGAGTCCGAGCTGCACCTCAACATTGTTGAGGTTCGTAAGCCCGAACTGGACGCGGCATTGGTTGGCGAAAGCATTGCACAGCAGCTGGAGCGCCGGGTTTCTTTCCGCCGCGCCATGAAACGTGCCGTGCAGAACGCCATGCGTATGGGCGCCTTGGGCATCCGCGTGAACCTTGCGGGTCGTCTTGGTGGTGCTGAAATCGCGCGTACCGAATGGTACCGTGAAGGTCGCGTGCCATTGCACACACTTCGTGCCGATATCGATTATGCCCATGTTGAGGCGATGACTGCTTATGGCATCATCGGCATTAAGACATGGATCTTTAAAGGTGAGATCATGGAACATGATCCATCCGCGCATGATCGTAAGTTACAGGAACTTCAAGACGGTCCAGCACCTCGCGGTGCCGGCGGTCGTCGTTAG
- the rpsH gene encoding 30S ribosomal protein S8, whose protein sequence is MNDPIADMLTRIRNSSMRGKSTVMTPASKLRAWVLDVLADEGYIRGYEKMTGADGHPAIEISLKYYEGEPVIRELKRISKPGRRVYMGVNDIPVVRQGLGVSIVSTPQGVMSDASARSANVGGEVLCTVF, encoded by the coding sequence ATGAACGATCCTATCGCAGATATGCTGACCCGCATTCGTAACTCTTCGATGCGCGGCAAGTCCACCGTCATGACGCCAGCTTCCAAGCTGCGCGCCTGGGTATTGGATGTGCTGGCTGATGAAGGCTACATTCGCGGCTACGAAAAGATGACGGGCGCCGACGGCCACCCTGCCATCGAGATCAGCCTCAAGTACTACGAAGGTGAACCTGTTATTCGCGAACTTAAGCGGATTTCAAAGCCTGGTCGCCGCGTCTACATGGGCGTCAATGATATTCCGGTGGTCCGTCAGGGCCTTGGCGTGTCGATTGTCTCCACCCCACAGGGTGTGATGTCGGATGCATCTGCACGGTCTGCCAACGTTGGCGGCGAAGTGCTCTGCACCGTATTCTAA
- the rplO gene encoding 50S ribosomal protein L15, which translates to MKLHELSDNDGATKRRKRVGRGPGSGTGKMGGRGIKGQKSRSGVAINGYEGGQMPLYQRLPKRGFNKPNRKEFSVINLGLIQKFVDAGKIDGKKAIDEDVLIASGLVRRKLDGIRVLAKGDVTGKLDLSVTGASKSAIAAVEKAGGSLTVTAPVATASAE; encoded by the coding sequence ATGAAACTGCATGAACTTTCAGACAATGATGGCGCAACCAAACGACGCAAGCGCGTTGGTCGTGGCCCAGGCTCCGGCACCGGTAAGATGGGTGGCCGTGGTATCAAAGGTCAAAAATCCCGTTCGGGTGTTGCGATCAATGGTTACGAAGGCGGCCAGATGCCCTTGTACCAACGTTTGCCAAAGCGTGGCTTTAACAAGCCGAACCGCAAAGAATTTTCCGTTATCAACCTTGGCCTGATCCAGAAATTCGTGGACGCAGGCAAGATTGATGGCAAAAAAGCCATCGACGAAGATGTGTTGATTGCGTCCGGCCTGGTACGTCGCAAGCTGGACGGTATCCGCGTTCTGGCAAAGGGCGATGTGACCGGCAAGCTTGACCTAAGCGTGACTGGTGCGTCCAAATCCGCCATCGCGGCAGTGGAAAAAGCGGGCGGTAGCTTGACAGTGACGGCGCCAGTAGCGACGGCTTCAGCTGAGTAA
- the rplP gene encoding 50S ribosomal protein L16, with protein MLQPKRTKFRKQHKGRIKGLAKGGSDLNFGTYGLKALQPERVTARQIEAARRAMTRHMKRQGRVWIRIFPDVPVTSKPTEVRMGKGKGSVDYWACKVKPGRVMFEIDGVNDDIAREALRLAAMKLPIKTRVVVREDW; from the coding sequence ATGCTACAGCCAAAACGGACGAAATTCCGCAAGCAGCACAAAGGCCGTATCAAAGGCTTAGCAAAGGGCGGGTCTGACCTGAACTTTGGCACCTACGGTCTAAAAGCGTTGCAGCCTGAGCGCGTTACCGCGCGTCAAATCGAAGCCGCACGTCGTGCCATGACGCGTCACATGAAGCGTCAGGGCCGTGTCTGGATCCGGATTTTCCCGGACGTGCCGGTAACCTCCAAGCCTACCGAAGTTCGGATGGGTAAGGGTAAAGGTTCCGTCGATTACTGGGCCTGCAAAGTCAAACCTGGCCGCGTTATGTTTGAAATCGATGGCGTCAATGACGACATCGCCCGCGAAGCCCTGCGCCTCGCTGCGATGAAGCTGCCGATCAAAACACGCGTCGTTGTACGCGAAGACTGGTAA
- the rplE gene encoding 50S ribosomal protein L5, producing the protein MLDDAKYTPRLKAQYMDTIRPAMKEEFSYKNDMMIPRLDKIVLNIGCGAAAVRDSKKAKSAQQDLSTIAGQKALTTLAKKSIAGFRVREDMPLGAKVTLRGERMYEFLDRLITIAMPRIRDFRGVPGKSFDGRGNYAMGMKEHIVFPEIDFDKVDETWGMDIVIATTADNDAEAKALLKHFNMPFNS; encoded by the coding sequence ATGCTTGACGATGCAAAATACACACCCCGCCTGAAGGCGCAGTACATGGACACAATCCGTCCTGCGATGAAGGAAGAGTTCTCTTACAAGAACGACATGATGATCCCGCGTTTGGACAAGATTGTTCTGAACATTGGTTGTGGTGCCGCGGCTGTACGTGACAGCAAGAAAGCCAAATCTGCTCAGCAAGACCTGAGCACGATTGCTGGCCAAAAAGCGCTGACCACATTGGCCAAGAAATCCATCGCTGGTTTCCGCGTCCGTGAAGATATGCCGTTGGGGGCCAAAGTGACCCTGCGCGGCGAGCGGATGTATGAATTCCTGGACCGTCTAATCACGATCGCAATGCCTCGTATCCGCGACTTCCGCGGCGTACCAGGCAAATCCTTTGACGGCCGTGGCAACTATGCCATGGGCATGAAGGAGCACATCGTGTTCCCCGAAATCGACTTTGATAAAGTTGATGAAACTTGGGGAATGGACATCGTTATCGCCACGACTGCGGATAACGACGCTGAAGCCAAGGCACTGTTGAAGCATTTCAACATGCCCTTCAACTCGTAA
- the rpsM gene encoding 30S ribosomal protein S13 codes for MARIAGVNIPTAKRVPIALTYITGIGTTSAQAICEAVGIDPARRVNELSDAEVLKVREHIDENYSVEGDLRRDTQMNIKRLMDLGCYRGLRHRRNLPVRGQRTHTNARTRKGPAKAIAGKKK; via the coding sequence GTGGCACGTATTGCCGGCGTAAACATCCCGACTGCAAAGCGGGTTCCAATCGCCCTCACATATATCACCGGTATCGGTACAACCTCCGCGCAAGCGATCTGCGAAGCAGTGGGCATTGACCCAGCGCGTCGCGTAAATGAGTTGTCCGATGCTGAAGTCCTGAAAGTACGCGAGCACATCGACGAGAACTACTCTGTCGAAGGTGACCTGCGTCGGGACACACAGATGAACATCAAGCGTCTGATGGACCTTGGCTGCTACCGTGGCCTGCGCCATCGTCGCAACCTTCCGGTTCGCGGTCAGCGTACTCACACAAATGCTCGCACTCGCAAAGGCCCCGCAAAGGCCATTGCTGGTAAGAAGAAATAA
- the rpsQ gene encoding 30S ribosomal protein S17, whose translation MPKRILTGTVTSDANAQTVTVSVERRFTHPVLKKTIRRSKKYRAHDEQNTFKVGDSVRIIECAPRSKTKRWEVLTAAEA comes from the coding sequence ATGCCCAAGCGTATCCTGACAGGCACCGTGACATCCGATGCCAATGCACAAACAGTAACTGTATCCGTTGAGCGTCGCTTTACGCACCCAGTTCTGAAAAAGACAATCCGTCGGTCCAAGAAGTATCGGGCCCACGACGAACAAAACACATTCAAAGTGGGCGATAGCGTCCGCATCATTGAATGTGCGCCTCGCTCGAAAACCAAACGTTGGGAAGTGCTGACTGCCGCTGAGGCATAA
- the rplF gene encoding 50S ribosomal protein L6 produces the protein MSRIGKKPVEMPSGVSASVSGQTIEVKGPKGTRSFKATDDVTFTVEDNIVTVTPRGKSKRARQQWGMSRTMVENLVTGVTNGFKKELEIQGVGYRAAMNGNTLRLNLGLSHDVDYTPPEGVTVTAPKQTEIVVEGIDEQLVGQVAANIRAWRKPEPYKGKGIRYKGEFVFRKEGKKK, from the coding sequence ATGTCTCGTATTGGTAAAAAACCGGTCGAAATGCCCAGCGGAGTATCCGCAAGCGTTTCCGGCCAGACCATCGAAGTGAAAGGCCCTAAGGGGACCCGTAGCTTTAAGGCGACTGATGATGTGACCTTCACTGTAGAGGACAATATTGTTACTGTGACACCGCGCGGCAAGTCCAAGCGCGCACGTCAACAGTGGGGTATGTCCCGCACGATGGTGGAAAACCTCGTCACTGGCGTTACAAATGGTTTCAAGAAAGAGCTGGAAATTCAGGGTGTGGGTTACCGCGCCGCGATGAACGGCAACACCTTGCGACTGAACCTCGGCTTGAGCCACGATGTTGATTACACGCCGCCTGAGGGCGTCACTGTAACAGCACCAAAGCAAACCGAAATCGTTGTGGAAGGCATTGACGAACAGCTTGTTGGTCAAGTCGCTGCGAACATCCGCGCTTGGCGCAAGCCCGAGCCCTATAAGGGCAAAGGCATCCGCTACAAGGGTGAGTTCGTCTTCCGCAAAGAAGGCAAGAAGAAGTAA
- the rplR gene encoding 50S ribosomal protein L18, producing the protein MANSKRQLFLKRRLRVRNKLRKVNAGRMRLSVHRSNKNISVQLIDDVNGKTLAAASSLEKDLGVVGKNNIDAATKVGTAIAERAKKAGVAEAYFDRGGFLFHGKVKALAEAAREGGLKI; encoded by the coding sequence ATGGCAAACAGCAAAAGACAACTGTTTCTGAAACGCCGCCTGCGCGTTCGGAACAAGCTTCGCAAGGTCAACGCGGGGCGCATGCGCCTTTCGGTGCACCGCTCCAACAAGAACATCAGCGTCCAGCTGATCGACGATGTGAACGGCAAGACTCTCGCCGCCGCATCTTCGCTCGAAAAAGATCTGGGCGTTGTGGGCAAGAACAACATCGATGCCGCAACCAAGGTGGGTACCGCAATCGCGGAACGTGCCAAGAAGGCTGGTGTTGCTGAGGCCTATTTCGACCGGGGTGGTTTCCTTTTTCACGGTAAGGTGAAGGCTTTGGCCGAAGCTGCACGTGAAGGTGGCCTTAAGATCTAA
- a CDS encoding adenylate kinase — MNIILLGPPGAGKGTQARHLVDGRGMIQLSTGDMLREAKDSGTEMGNMVAGVMARGELVTDEIVIGLIKEKLQGDTGGGFIFDGFPRTLEQADALTRLMDAEGQALDHVIEMRVDDTALVERITARSTCGDCGEVYNDKTAPIPADGKCSHCGHTEFKRRADDNEESLKTRLMAYYKQTSPLIGYYYAKDKLGVVDGLGDIAVVQTSIAKVLDA; from the coding sequence ATGAACATAATTCTGCTTGGACCACCCGGTGCCGGTAAAGGCACACAAGCGCGGCATCTGGTTGATGGGCGCGGCATGATCCAGCTTTCGACTGGCGATATGCTGCGAGAGGCCAAGGACAGCGGGACCGAGATGGGCAATATGGTTGCCGGCGTCATGGCCCGTGGAGAATTGGTGACGGATGAGATCGTGATCGGGCTGATCAAAGAGAAGCTGCAAGGCGACACTGGCGGTGGATTTATCTTTGACGGCTTTCCGCGCACGTTGGAGCAGGCAGATGCGCTGACGCGTTTGATGGATGCAGAAGGCCAAGCACTGGATCATGTGATCGAGATGAGGGTTGATGACACTGCTTTGGTAGAACGCATTACAGCTCGGTCGACCTGTGGTGACTGCGGCGAAGTTTATAACGACAAGACTGCACCGATCCCAGCGGATGGCAAATGCAGCCATTGTGGTCACACTGAATTCAAACGCCGTGCTGATGATAATGAGGAAAGCCTCAAGACTCGTCTGATGGCTTATTACAAACAGACATCACCGCTGATCGGGTATTACTACGCCAAAGATAAGTTAGGCGTAGTTGACGGTCTGGGTGACATTGCAGTTGTGCAAACGAGCATCGCAAAGGTTCTTGACGCCTAG
- the rplV gene encoding 50S ribosomal protein L22: MSKDKNPRRVADNEARAKLRMLRTSPQKLNLVAAMIRGKKVDKALTDLTFSKKRIALDVKKCLQSAIANGENNHNLDVDELIVAEAYVGKNLIMKRGRPRARGRFGKIIKPFSEITIIVRQVEEQA, from the coding sequence ATGAGCAAGGATAAAAATCCCCGCCGCGTGGCAGATAACGAAGCACGTGCAAAACTGCGCATGCTGCGTACCAGCCCGCAAAAACTGAACCTCGTTGCAGCAATGATTCGCGGCAAAAAGGTGGACAAGGCCCTTACGGACCTGACGTTCTCCAAAAAGCGGATCGCGCTGGATGTGAAGAAATGCCTTCAATCCGCGATTGCAAATGGCGAAAACAACCACAACCTCGACGTGGATGAACTGATCGTGGCCGAGGCCTATGTCGGTAAGAACCTGATCATGAAGCGTGGTCGTCCGCGGGCACGTGGCCGTTTCGGCAAGATTATCAAGCCGTTCTCGGAAATCACGATCATCGTGCGTCAAGTTGAGGAGCAAGCCTAA
- the rpsE gene encoding 30S ribosomal protein S5 has translation MARDPNQRGGRRDRDENPEFTDRLVAINRVSKTVKGGKRFGFAALVVVGDQKGRVGFGKGKAKEVPEAIRKATEQAKRQMIRVQLREGRTLHHDMHGRHGAGKVIMRSAPEGTGIIAGGPMRAVFEMLGIKDVVSKSIGSQNPYNMIRATMDGLRKESSPRSVAQRRGKKVADILRTQDAPVVDQAPATEEA, from the coding sequence ATGGCCAGAGATCCAAACCAGCGGGGCGGTCGTCGCGACCGCGATGAGAACCCCGAATTCACAGACCGCCTTGTCGCGATCAACCGCGTTTCCAAGACCGTTAAGGGTGGTAAGCGCTTTGGCTTTGCAGCTCTTGTGGTTGTAGGCGATCAAAAAGGCCGCGTCGGTTTCGGCAAAGGTAAAGCGAAAGAGGTCCCTGAGGCCATTCGCAAAGCCACCGAGCAGGCAAAGCGACAGATGATCCGCGTTCAATTGCGCGAAGGCCGTACACTGCACCACGACATGCACGGTCGCCACGGTGCCGGCAAAGTTATCATGCGTTCAGCTCCTGAAGGTACTGGTATCATCGCTGGTGGTCCAATGCGTGCTGTCTTCGAAATGCTCGGCATTAAGGACGTTGTGTCCAAGTCGATCGGTTCGCAGAACCCTTACAACATGATCCGCGCCACGATGGACGGTCTGCGTAAAGAATCCTCACCTCGCTCTGTCGCTCAGCGTCGCGGCAAGAAGGTTGCGGACATTCTGCGTACGCAGGATGCGCCTGTTGTTGATCAAGCACCCGCGACTGAGGAGGCATAA
- the rpmC gene encoding 50S ribosomal protein L29: protein MNAKELHDKTPDQLRDELVNLKKEAFNLRFQQATGQLENPARLRSVKRDAARVKTVLNQKAASAATAE, encoded by the coding sequence ATGAACGCCAAAGAACTACATGACAAGACGCCGGACCAGCTCCGCGATGAGCTTGTCAATCTCAAGAAAGAAGCATTCAACCTGCGCTTTCAGCAAGCCACTGGCCAGCTGGAAAACCCTGCACGTTTGCGCTCCGTTAAGCGTGACGCAGCCCGTGTTAAAACAGTGTTGAACCAAAAAGCCGCTTCTGCGGCGACAGCGGAATAA
- a CDS encoding 2OG-Fe(II) oxygenase family protein, producing MSDIKSLFATRLYHAALSERGKPVDAEELEASCLSVAEDDEAGQNWCEENDFPGYTSYASLTDLPWRFPIFKDLKKALDKHVKAFAKDLAFDLDGKKLKLDSLWINILPEGGIHTAHIHPHSVISGTTYVAMPEGASAIKFEDPRLAMMMASPARAKDAPEALRQFIYVAPNVGDVLLWESWLRHEVPMNMVEDDRISVSFNYAWG from the coding sequence ATGTCAGATATCAAATCGCTCTTTGCGACCCGCCTTTATCACGCCGCCCTGTCAGAGCGCGGCAAACCCGTCGATGCAGAAGAGTTGGAAGCGTCGTGCCTTTCCGTCGCCGAGGATGACGAAGCAGGGCAAAACTGGTGCGAGGAAAACGACTTTCCCGGCTACACGTCTTATGCATCCCTGACCGACCTGCCCTGGCGCTTTCCGATCTTCAAAGATCTCAAAAAGGCCTTGGATAAGCATGTGAAGGCCTTCGCCAAGGATCTTGCCTTTGATTTGGATGGCAAAAAGCTAAAGCTGGACAGTCTTTGGATCAACATCTTGCCTGAGGGCGGCATCCACACGGCGCACATCCATCCTCATTCGGTGATTTCTGGTACAACTTACGTGGCAATGCCCGAAGGCGCTTCAGCTATTAAGTTCGAAGACCCCCGTCTGGCGATGATGATGGCCTCACCTGCCCGGGCAAAAGACGCGCCCGAAGCGCTGCGGCAATTCATCTATGTCGCCCCCAATGTCGGGGACGTGCTGCTCTGGGAAAGCTGGCTGCGTCACGAAGTCCCTATGAACATGGTAGAAGACGACCGCATCAGCGTTAGCTTTAACTACGCTTGGGGGTAG
- the rpmD gene encoding 50S ribosomal protein L30: MAKTIVIKQVGSPIRRPADQKATLVGLGLNKMHRVRELEDTPSVRGMIRKISHMVEIIEEKG, encoded by the coding sequence ATGGCCAAGACGATCGTCATCAAGCAGGTGGGTTCACCCATCCGCCGCCCTGCAGACCAGAAAGCAACATTGGTTGGTTTGGGTCTGAACAAAATGCACCGTGTGCGCGAGCTGGAAGATACACCGTCTGTTCGCGGTATGATCCGGAAGATTTCGCATATGGTCGAGATCATCGAAGAAAAAGGCTAA
- the rpsS gene encoding 30S ribosomal protein S19: protein MSRSVWKGPFVDSYVLKKAEASRESGRNEVIKIWSRRSTILPQFVGLTFGVYNGRKHIPVNISEEMIGQKFGEFSPTRTYYGHSADKKAKRK, encoded by the coding sequence ATGTCTCGTTCAGTATGGAAAGGTCCTTTTGTCGACAGCTATGTCCTCAAGAAGGCCGAAGCGTCCCGTGAAAGCGGCCGCAACGAAGTGATCAAGATCTGGTCGCGTCGCTCTACGATCCTGCCACAATTTGTTGGCTTGACGTTCGGCGTGTACAACGGTCGTAAGCACATCCCAGTAAACATCAGCGAAGAGATGATCGGTCAAAAGTTTGGTGAATTTTCACCAACGCGGACCTACTATGGTCACTCCGCCGATAAAAAAGCGAAGCGGAAATAA
- the secY gene encoding preprotein translocase subunit SecY: MVSAVENMAANSSWSAFGKATDLRHRILFTLGLLIIYRLGTFIPVPGIDGAALRQFMESAGQGIGGMVSMFTGGALGRMGIFALGIMPYISASIIVQLLTSMVPSLEQLKKEGEQGRKKINQYTRFGTVALATLQAYGLAVSLEAGDIAADPGLYFRIVCMITLVGGTMFLMWLGEQITARGIGNGISLIIFVGIIAEVPAALAQFFASGRSGAISPAIIVAVLVMVIATIMFVVFMERALRKIHIQYPRRQVGMKVYDGGSSHLPVKVNPAGVIPAIFASSLLLLPVTISTFSGNSTNPIMSWLLANFGPGQPLYLLFFVAMIVFFAYFYTFNVSFKPDDVADNLKNQNGFVPGIRPGKRTAEYLEYVVNRLLVLGSAYLAAVCLLPEILRGQFAIPFYFGGTSVLIVVSVTMDTIQQVQSHLLAHQYEGLLEKSQLRGKSSKSGKPRKKRSPVRR, from the coding sequence ATGGTATCAGCCGTCGAAAACATGGCCGCAAACTCCAGCTGGTCTGCCTTTGGCAAGGCCACGGACCTGCGCCACCGCATCCTGTTTACGCTGGGATTACTGATTATTTACCGGTTGGGGACGTTCATCCCTGTTCCGGGCATCGACGGCGCGGCACTGCGTCAGTTCATGGAAAGCGCTGGCCAAGGTATTGGCGGCATGGTTTCGATGTTTACTGGCGGCGCGCTAGGACGCATGGGTATCTTTGCGCTTGGTATCATGCCTTATATTTCGGCTTCGATCATCGTTCAGCTTTTGACGTCGATGGTTCCCTCGCTTGAGCAACTCAAGAAAGAGGGCGAGCAGGGCCGCAAGAAAATCAACCAATACACCCGTTTTGGCACCGTGGCGCTTGCGACATTGCAGGCTTACGGCTTGGCCGTTTCGCTTGAAGCGGGCGACATTGCCGCTGATCCAGGTCTCTATTTCCGCATTGTGTGTATGATCACACTTGTTGGCGGCACGATGTTCCTGATGTGGCTTGGTGAGCAAATCACGGCACGTGGCATCGGTAATGGCATCTCGCTGATCATCTTTGTGGGCATTATCGCCGAAGTTCCTGCTGCACTGGCGCAGTTCTTTGCTTCTGGCCGGTCTGGCGCGATCAGCCCTGCGATTATTGTGGCCGTGTTGGTCATGGTGATTGCGACAATCATGTTCGTGGTCTTTATGGAACGCGCTCTGCGCAAGATCCATATCCAGTACCCGCGCCGTCAGGTCGGGATGAAGGTCTATGACGGGGGCTCCAGCCACCTGCCGGTCAAAGTTAACCCTGCTGGCGTGATCCCTGCGATCTTTGCCTCGTCCTTGCTGCTTTTGCCGGTGACGATCAGCACGTTCTCGGGCAATTCGACCAACCCGATTATGTCTTGGCTGCTGGCAAACTTTGGCCCCGGTCAGCCGCTGTACCTGTTGTTCTTTGTGGCGATGATCGTGTTCTTTGCGTATTTCTACACATTCAACGTCAGCTTCAAGCCTGATGATGTGGCTGATAACCTTAAAAACCAGAACGGTTTTGTTCCGGGTATTCGCCCAGGTAAGCGCACTGCAGAGTATCTAGAATATGTGGTGAACCGCCTGCTTGTCCTTGGCTCTGCCTATCTCGCTGCGGTTTGTTTGCTCCCTGAGATCTTGCGGGGTCAGTTCGCGATCCCGTTCTATTTCGGCGGTACATCTGTGCTGATTGTGGTTTCCGTTACAATGGATACAATCCAGCAAGTGCAAAGCCATCTGCTTGCGCATCAATACGAAGGTCTGCTTGAAAAGTCGCAGTTGCGCGGCAAATCCAGCAAGTCGGGCAAGCCCCGCAAAAAACGGAGCCCAGTACGCCGATGA
- a CDS encoding DUF2461 domain-containing protein — translation MSGFSNQSFSVLAELQANNTKEWYDANKDRLVTHVRAPFAAMLGITTALLEGSSLPMIGSDKTMFRQNRDVRFSKDKTLYKTNVSGMLTPSGVKGGLAGLVYAQLGPEGGFLAAGYYQLSTPQLNLVRDQILANPARFTEITDALAVKGLVRSSEGSLKTMPRGYTQHADHELADALRLKRYVVSTPQPKEVWLNGDIVEHIVAMAEAIAPLLRFGRDALSKQAS, via the coding sequence ATGTCAGGGTTTTCCAATCAGAGCTTTTCAGTTCTGGCCGAGTTACAGGCAAACAACACCAAAGAGTGGTACGACGCTAACAAAGACCGCCTTGTAACCCATGTCCGCGCACCCTTTGCTGCGATGCTTGGAATAACAACTGCTCTCCTCGAAGGCAGCAGCCTTCCTATGATCGGCAGCGACAAGACGATGTTCCGCCAAAACCGTGATGTTCGATTTTCCAAAGATAAGACGCTGTATAAAACCAACGTCTCGGGCATGTTAACGCCCTCCGGGGTCAAAGGTGGGCTGGCCGGGTTGGTTTATGCACAGCTGGGGCCGGAGGGCGGCTTTCTGGCTGCGGGATATTACCAACTGTCAACGCCGCAGCTGAACTTGGTGCGCGATCAAATCCTTGCCAACCCGGCCCGGTTTACAGAGATCACCGATGCTCTTGCGGTCAAGGGGCTGGTACGTTCCAGCGAGGGGAGCCTCAAGACGATGCCGCGCGGCTATACTCAGCACGCAGATCACGAGCTGGCAGATGCGCTTCGACTTAAAAGGTACGTTGTTTCCACGCCGCAGCCAAAGGAGGTCTGGCTGAACGGCGATATCGTTGAGCATATCGTGGCAATGGCTGAAGCAATCGCACCCCTGCTCCGCTTTGGACGAGACGCGCTCAGCAAGCAGGCCAGCTAG